The following proteins come from a genomic window of Pelmatolapia mariae isolate MD_Pm_ZW linkage group LG17, Pm_UMD_F_2, whole genome shotgun sequence:
- the LOC134646917 gene encoding small lysine-rich protein 1 — protein MPTRKSRSHSSKSAKKTMSPKISKKRSSCSAKVTTTEVDILSPAAMENIYYIAHNAADCLEFRGFGWPNSKNKKKKGTKRKKKK, from the exons ATG CCCACCAGGAAATCAAGATCCCACAGTTCTAAGTCTGCCAAGAAGACTATGAGCCCAAAGATATCTAAAAAGAGGTCTTCATGCAGTGCCAAAGTCACCACAACAGAGGTGGACATCCTCAGCCCAGCAGCCATGGAGAACATCTACTACATTGCTCACAATGCAGCAGACTGCCTGGAGTTCAGAGGATTTGGATGGCCAAAttcaaagaacaaaaagaagaaggggACAAAacgaaagaagaaaaaatga